DNA sequence from the Streptomyces canus genome:
CCGTCACGCCGTAGCGGGCGAGTTCGGCGGCGGCGATGAGGGTGAGGCTGCCGATGCCGGCCTTCGCCGAGCCGTAGTTGGACTGGCCGGGGTTGCCGAAGATGCCGGACGGGGAGGTCGTGTTGATCACCCGGGCGTCGTTGTCCTGACCGGACTTGGCGCGCTCGCGCCAGTACGCGGCCGCGTGGTGCAGGGTGGCGAAGCTGCCCTTGAGGTGGACAGCGATCACGCTGTCCCAGTCCCGCTCGGTCATCGACACGATCATCCGGTCGCGCAGGATGCCGGCGTTGTTGACCAGTACGTCCAGACCGCCGTAGGTGTCCACGGCCTGTCGGACGAGCCGGCCGGCGCCCTCCCAGGTGGAGATGTCGTCCGTGTTGGCCACCGCCTCACCACCGGCCGCGACGATCTCGTCGACCACACTCTGGGCGGGCCCGGCCGATGCGCCCGCGCCGTCCCGCCCGCCGCCCAGGTCGTTCACGACGACCTTCGCCCCGTGCGCCGCGAACGCCAGGGCGTGCGCCCGGCCGATCCCGTTGCCGGCGCCGGTCACGACCGCGATCCGGCCTTCGACCACTCCTTCAGACATGCTCAATTCCTCCATCGGAAAGGTCAGTTGGCCTCGGCGAGCAGGACTCGCGGGGTGTCGCTGCCGCAGCCGCACCGGCCGGTGACGACGCGTCCGGTGATGCCGAGCGGCGTCTCGGGCAGGGGCGAGGTGCGCCCCTCCCCCGCCGCCACGGTCAGCTGTCCGTCCCGCTCGGCGAACCGCCATTCGGCGGCGTTGACATGTGCGCCGCTGCGCTCGGGGCATTCCAGTGCGAGAGCCGGTCCCACCGCCGAGATCACGGAGGCGGTCACCCCCACTCCGCGCAGGAGGGGGATGGCGGCGGGCCGGGCCAGCACGACGGGCGTGGACCGGAACATCTCGCCGATGTCGGCCGTGCCGGCGAGCCCTCCCAGCGTCTCCGCCGACAGGCCGATCACCGCGTGCGGGGTCAGTTCGCGATGGAAGACCGCGGTGCGGCGGTGGTCCCAGCCCATCGCCTCGGCGATGCCGTACGGCACCTTCAGCGTGCGCAGGGCGCCGATCACCGCATGTCCCCAGAAGCCCTCGAAGCCGGAGGCGGTCAGCAGGGCCCGCTGTCCGGCGGCGAGGCCGTGTTCGCGGAGCCGTGCGGTGGCCCACTCGGTGTCGCGGGCGAGTTCCGCCCAGGTCAGCTCCAGGTCCCGCATGCCGTCGGCGGTGGGGAAGCGCAGGAGGTAGGCGAGTTCGGGGCGGTCGAGCGTCCTGGCACGGGCCAGGGTGTCGGCGCGGGCCATCAGGTCTTCACCACCCGGGGGAACTTGGCGACGCTGGTCATGGTCTTCAACAGGTCCTCCTCGGTGCGCATGTCGAGCACCGGCTTGACTCCGGTCCGTTCGCGCACGGCCTCGCTCAGGCGTCCGGCCAGGGCGTCGACGTCGCCGGTGAGATGGGGGTCGTAGCCGACGCGCAGCCGCAGTTCGTCGACCTCGCGTCGGTCCCGGACGATCTGGAAGACGCCGGCGACGGTCTCCGGCTGGTCCTCGACCGCCTGCCAGACGTCCCGCAGGACGACGGAGCGTCCCTGGACCACCGTCTCGTCACCGCGCCGCCCGGCCACCCACATACGGGCGTGGGTGCGGCCGCAGCCGCAGGTGTCGCGGGAGAGGCGGACGAGGTCCTCGCTGCGGTAACGGATCAGCGGCGCGGCCCGGTTG
Encoded proteins:
- a CDS encoding SDR family oxidoreductase; protein product: MSEGVVEGRIAVVTGAGNGIGRAHALAFAAHGAKVVVNDLGGGRDGAGASAGPAQSVVDEIVAAGGEAVANTDDISTWEGAGRLVRQAVDTYGGLDVLVNNAGILRDRMIVSMTERDWDSVIAVHLKGSFATLHHAAAYWRERAKSGQDNDARVINTTSPSGIFGNPGQSNYGSAKAGIGSLTLIAAAELARYGVTVNAIAPTALTRLTDDIEMMKQAAESQDLTPEAISPLVVWLGSAASREVTGRVFGVVGNRITVLEGWVNGPAVSADTRWTPEELSSVVPNLVAKAAPNADVLGNRNGA